One genomic region from Nymphaea colorata isolate Beijing-Zhang1983 chromosome 10, ASM883128v2, whole genome shotgun sequence encodes:
- the LOC116262168 gene encoding uncharacterized protein LOC116262168: MWEFLRQAYSQDKNVSKILQVEEELHNLRQGNQDLSQYFATVKATYERLKFLRPPGKSCYKPHFEPTMVAKFLAGLSPKYTAAKDQMLTRSEIPNLSDAYNRLSHLAISLSHPAGVTPASALAVGGGRGHGSTYSARGRGIGRGTGGCGRLQCTYCGKIGQLDDRCWDKHGRPSFFL, translated from the coding sequence ATGTGGGAATTCCTTAGACAGGCATATTCACAAGATAAGAATGTgagtaaaatccttcaagttgaagaagagttgcacaaCCTCCGACAGGGAAATCAGGATTTATCACAATACTTTGCAACAGTTAAAGCTACCTATGAACGTCTGAAATTCTTGCGTCCTCCAGGCAAATCTTGTTATAAGCCACACTTTGAACCTACtatggttgcaaagtttcttgctggtctCTCTCCTAAGTATACTGCTGCTAaggatcagatgctcactagaAGTGAAATTCCTAATCTCTCTGATGCATATAACAGACTTAGTCATCTTGCTATTAGCTTGTCTCATCCAGCTGGTGTGACGCCTGCTTCTGCCCTTGCTGTGGGGGGTGGTCGTGGTCATGGCTCTACCTATAGTGCcagaggaagaggtataggtcgtGGAACTGGGGGCTGTGGGAGGCTccaatgcacctattgtggaAAAATTGGACAGTTAGATGATCgctgttgggataaacatggtcgcccATCCTTTTTTTTATAG